The Streptomyces sp. NBC_01255 genome window below encodes:
- a CDS encoding RICIN domain-containing protein gives MRLKISGTAAFLCALLLSLVTAAGTAHAAPVPIANGTQFTDPAGNPVHAHGGGVLKVGQYYYWFGENRNTDNTFRYVSAYRSTDLKTWEFRNHVLTEASDPELDWANIERPKVVYNSSTQQFVMWMHKENGSDYGEARAAVAVSSTVDGDYTWRGSFRPLGHMSRDITTFVDTDGTGYMISAANENADLHVYRLTPDYTAVESQVQRLWAGHWREAPAMFKRGDVYFLLTSGATGWAPNQQKYATATSITGSWSDLKDVGDGTTFRSQTAYVLPVQGTKGTSYLYMGDRWGNSMGGTVNDSQYVWLPLSFPTSTTMTMDYSPQITVDAAAGTVSGMNVPWESLAARSSGKCADVANFDSADGVQLVQWGCGSGVNQHFWIKKLGTGYVQIMARNSGKCLDVAGASAADGALAVQNTCDGSASQQWKVRTTDVAGYVELVARHSGKCLDVSNWSGADGAALAQWTCNTGDNQKWRRSAV, from the coding sequence ATGCGACTCAAGATCTCCGGGACGGCGGCATTCCTGTGCGCCCTCCTCCTGTCCCTGGTCACCGCCGCGGGCACCGCCCACGCCGCCCCGGTGCCCATCGCCAACGGCACCCAGTTCACCGATCCGGCCGGCAACCCCGTGCACGCCCATGGCGGCGGTGTGCTCAAGGTCGGCCAGTACTACTACTGGTTCGGCGAGAACCGGAACACGGACAACACCTTCCGCTACGTCTCCGCCTACCGCTCCACCGACCTGAAGACCTGGGAGTTCCGCAACCACGTCCTGACCGAGGCGTCCGATCCGGAGCTCGACTGGGCCAACATCGAGCGCCCCAAGGTCGTCTACAACAGTTCCACCCAGCAGTTCGTCATGTGGATGCACAAGGAGAACGGCTCGGACTACGGGGAGGCGCGCGCCGCCGTCGCCGTCTCGTCCACGGTGGACGGCGACTACACCTGGCGCGGCAGCTTCCGCCCCCTGGGCCACATGTCCCGGGACATCACGACCTTCGTCGACACCGACGGCACCGGCTACATGATCTCCGCCGCCAACGAGAACGCCGACCTGCATGTCTACCGGCTGACCCCGGACTACACGGCTGTGGAGTCGCAGGTCCAGCGGCTGTGGGCGGGTCACTGGCGGGAGGCCCCTGCCATGTTCAAGCGGGGCGACGTGTACTTCCTCCTGACCTCCGGCGCCACCGGCTGGGCCCCCAACCAGCAGAAGTACGCCACCGCCACCAGCATCACCGGCTCGTGGAGCGACCTGAAGGACGTCGGGGACGGGACGACCTTCCGCAGCCAGACCGCCTACGTCCTGCCGGTCCAGGGCACGAAGGGCACCAGCTACCTCTACATGGGAGACCGCTGGGGCAACTCCATGGGCGGGACGGTCAACGACTCCCAGTACGTGTGGCTGCCGCTCTCCTTCCCCACCAGCACCACCATGACCATGGACTACTCCCCTCAGATCACCGTCGACGCCGCGGCGGGGACCGTCAGCGGCATGAACGTGCCGTGGGAGTCGCTGGCCGCCCGCAGCAGCGGCAAGTGCGCCGACGTGGCGAACTTCGACTCGGCCGACGGCGTCCAACTGGTCCAGTGGGGCTGCGGAAGCGGTGTGAACCAGCACTTCTGGATCAAGAAGCTGGGCACCGGATACGTCCAGATCATGGCCCGGAACAGCGGTAAGTGCCTCGACGTCGCCGGGGCCTCGGCCGCGGACGGCGCGCTCGCCGTACAGAACACCTGCGACGGCTCGGCCTCCCAGCAGTGGAAGGTCCGGACTACGGACGTCGCCGGGTACGTCGAGCTCGTCGCCCGCCACAGCGGCAAGTGCCTCGACGTGTCGAACTGGTCGGGCGCCGACGGAGCCGCCCTCGCGCAGTGGACCTGCAACACGGGCGACAACCAGAAGTGGCGGCGCTCGGCGGTCTGA
- a CDS encoding ABC transporter substrate-binding protein, whose product MSTRTTRRLLAALAAVSALALTATACGSDASDGGGAAGGPKDVTAALEKGGKVTVWAWEPTLKKVAEDFEKKYPKVDVELVNAGTGDKQYTALQNAIAAGSGAPDVAQIEYYALGQFTIGKSVEDLSPYGAKRYATGFTPGPWNAVSDDQAIHALPMDSGPMAFFYNKKVFDKHGIKVPTTWDAYVEAARALHKADPKIFITNDTGDAGATTSLIWQAGGRPYKTDGTDVTVNFGDEGTTTYTATWQKLLDEKLVAPISSWSDAWYKGLADGSIATLSIGAWMPANLTSGVASASGDWRVAPLPQWTEGAKASAENGGSSLAVPKAAKNKELAYAFTEFATTGAGASARVAEGAFPATRADLESKEFLDAAFPYFGGQKANRIFAESARNVGADWNYLPYQVYANSIFNDTVGKAYVSPTKLTDGLKAWQDASVTYGKDQGFAVNK is encoded by the coding sequence ATGAGCACTCGCACCACCCGCAGACTCCTCGCCGCGCTCGCCGCCGTCTCCGCCCTCGCCCTCACCGCCACGGCCTGCGGCTCCGACGCCTCGGACGGCGGCGGTGCCGCAGGCGGCCCGAAGGATGTCACGGCAGCTCTGGAGAAGGGCGGCAAGGTGACGGTGTGGGCCTGGGAACCCACGCTCAAGAAGGTCGCCGAGGACTTCGAGAAGAAGTACCCCAAGGTCGACGTCGAGCTGGTCAACGCCGGTACCGGCGACAAGCAGTACACCGCCCTGCAGAACGCGATAGCCGCCGGATCCGGCGCCCCCGATGTGGCGCAGATCGAGTACTACGCCCTCGGCCAGTTCACGATCGGCAAGTCCGTCGAGGACCTTTCCCCCTACGGCGCCAAGCGGTACGCCACGGGCTTCACGCCCGGCCCGTGGAACGCGGTCTCCGACGACCAGGCCATCCACGCGCTGCCCATGGACTCCGGTCCGATGGCGTTCTTCTACAACAAGAAGGTCTTCGACAAGCACGGCATCAAGGTGCCGACCACCTGGGACGCGTACGTGGAGGCGGCCCGCGCGCTGCACAAGGCCGACCCGAAGATCTTCATCACCAACGACACGGGCGACGCCGGTGCCACCACCAGTCTCATCTGGCAGGCCGGTGGCCGCCCGTACAAGACGGACGGCACCGACGTCACCGTGAACTTCGGCGACGAGGGCACCACGACGTACACCGCCACCTGGCAGAAGCTCCTCGACGAGAAGCTCGTCGCGCCGATCAGCTCCTGGAGCGACGCCTGGTACAAGGGCCTGGCCGACGGCTCCATCGCCACCCTCTCCATCGGCGCCTGGATGCCGGCCAACCTCACGTCCGGCGTCGCCTCCGCCTCCGGCGACTGGAGGGTCGCCCCGCTCCCGCAGTGGACGGAGGGCGCCAAGGCGAGTGCAGAGAACGGCGGCAGCTCACTCGCCGTGCCGAAGGCCGCCAAGAACAAGGAACTCGCCTACGCCTTCACGGAGTTCGCGACCACGGGAGCCGGCGCGAGCGCCCGAGTCGCCGAGGGCGCCTTCCCGGCCACCCGCGCCGACCTGGAGTCGAAGGAGTTCCTCGACGCCGCGTTCCCGTACTTCGGCGGCCAGAAGGCCAACCGGATCTTCGCAGAGTCCGCCCGTAACGTCGGCGCCGACTGGAACTACCTGCCTTACCAGGTGTACGCGAACTCGATCTTCAATGACACCGTCGGCAAGGCGTACGTCTCCCCGACCAAGCTCACCGACGGCCTGAAGGCCTGGCAGGACGCGAGCGTCACGTACGGGAAGGATCAGGGCTTCGCCGTCAACAAGTAG
- a CDS encoding carbohydrate ABC transporter permease yields the protein MTLLSTSAQAAPPPRRRARSRLRKEALVGWGFAGPFVAVFGLVFLAPIGYALYLSLFKDRLIGGTSFVGLDNYGEALTDPRFWDGLARVGLFLLIQVPVMLGIALLVALAIDSGRLYGKSFFRVAVFLPYAVPAVVASLIWGFMYGTRFGLVGNINDAFGITLPDPLSPSLVLASIGNIVTWEFVGYNMLIFYSALKVVPRSLYEAAAIDGAGEWRVVTSVKLPAIRSALVIATIFSIIGSFQLFNEPSILQKLAPNAITSDFTPNLYTYSLSFAGQQHNYAATVAIVMGVITAIIAYAVQLRGMRKG from the coding sequence ATGACGCTCCTGTCGACGTCAGCACAGGCGGCCCCGCCGCCCCGCCGCCGAGCGCGCTCCCGTCTCCGCAAGGAGGCCTTGGTCGGATGGGGGTTCGCCGGCCCGTTCGTCGCCGTCTTCGGCCTGGTGTTCCTCGCGCCGATCGGATACGCCCTGTACCTGAGCCTCTTCAAGGACCGGCTCATCGGCGGCACCTCCTTCGTCGGCCTCGACAACTACGGCGAGGCGCTCACCGATCCGCGCTTCTGGGACGGACTGGCCCGGGTGGGCCTGTTCCTCCTGATCCAGGTGCCGGTCATGCTCGGCATCGCGCTGCTCGTCGCCCTCGCGATCGACAGCGGCCGGCTCTACGGCAAGAGCTTCTTCCGGGTGGCGGTCTTCCTGCCGTACGCGGTCCCCGCCGTCGTCGCCAGCCTCATCTGGGGCTTCATGTACGGCACGCGGTTCGGTCTCGTCGGCAACATCAACGACGCGTTCGGGATCACGCTGCCCGACCCGCTCTCGCCTTCACTGGTCCTCGCGTCCATCGGCAACATCGTGACCTGGGAGTTCGTCGGCTACAACATGCTGATCTTCTACTCGGCGCTCAAGGTCGTGCCCCGCTCGCTCTACGAGGCGGCGGCGATCGACGGCGCGGGGGAGTGGCGCGTCGTGACCTCGGTCAAGCTGCCGGCGATCCGCAGCGCGCTCGTCATCGCCACGATCTTCTCGATCATCGGCAGCTTCCAGCTGTTCAACGAGCCGAGCATCCTCCAGAAGCTCGCCCCGAACGCGATCACCAGCGACTTCACCCCGAACCTCTACACCTACTCGCTGTCCTTCGCGGGCCAGCAGCACAACTACGCGGCGACCGTGGCGATCGTGATGGGCGTGATCACCGCGATCATCGCCTACGCGGTCCAGCTGCGCGGCATGCGGAAGGGCTGA
- a CDS encoding substrate-binding domain-containing protein, protein MFRSAPRRTAAAAGLLVTLGLSTACSSGQTASSTTGDQVAKVDGKISITYLQKQGDQEYFIGEAAGAKAKAAELGIDLKVVNLGNDANKTVSEVQSAIAQKTNGVIIVVPDPAVGPQVVQTARDGKVALLTSDDQICTTGPDPAACGKSDLVPRIGFSGAQMGEEVGKRAAAEFAKAGWKAADTRVVSAWKQDVTVCGDRVAAAKKAFDAAVPGVKTIDVPTDNTPTGAQDKIAATVTANAGVKNWVVWGCNDENVMGGVTALANAGVSPDHVVGVGLGAYLACKEWQSDKPSGMKAALFINGKDVGALAVQTMYDKLKNGKDFPVEAFAPTTMVDKGSWKSAGLTCG, encoded by the coding sequence ATGTTCCGATCCGCCCCCCGTCGCACGGCCGCCGCCGCCGGACTTCTCGTCACGCTCGGACTGAGCACGGCCTGCTCGTCCGGTCAGACGGCGAGCAGCACCACCGGAGACCAGGTCGCCAAGGTCGACGGCAAGATCTCGATCACGTACCTCCAGAAGCAGGGCGACCAGGAGTACTTCATCGGCGAGGCCGCCGGGGCGAAGGCGAAGGCCGCGGAGCTCGGCATCGACCTCAAGGTCGTCAACCTGGGCAACGACGCCAACAAGACCGTCAGCGAAGTGCAGTCGGCGATCGCCCAGAAGACGAACGGCGTCATCATCGTCGTACCGGACCCGGCCGTCGGCCCGCAGGTCGTCCAGACCGCGAGGGACGGCAAGGTCGCGCTCCTGACCTCCGACGACCAGATCTGCACCACCGGCCCCGACCCCGCCGCCTGCGGCAAAAGCGACCTGGTTCCCCGGATCGGATTCAGCGGTGCCCAGATGGGCGAGGAGGTCGGCAAGCGCGCCGCCGCCGAGTTCGCGAAGGCCGGCTGGAAGGCCGCCGACACCCGGGTCGTCTCGGCCTGGAAGCAGGACGTGACGGTCTGCGGTGACCGGGTCGCGGCCGCGAAGAAGGCGTTCGACGCGGCCGTACCCGGCGTGAAGACCATCGACGTGCCGACCGACAACACGCCCACCGGAGCCCAGGACAAGATCGCCGCGACGGTCACCGCCAACGCGGGCGTGAAGAACTGGGTGGTCTGGGGCTGCAACGACGAGAACGTGATGGGCGGTGTCACCGCGCTCGCCAACGCCGGAGTGAGCCCCGACCACGTCGTCGGCGTGGGGCTCGGCGCCTATCTGGCCTGCAAGGAGTGGCAGTCGGACAAGCCGTCCGGCATGAAGGCCGCGCTGTTCATCAACGGCAAGGACGTCGGTGCGCTGGCCGTCCAGACCATGTACGACAAGCTCAAGAACGGCAAGGACTTCCCTGTCGAAGCCTTCGCCCCGACCACCATGGTCGACAAGGGCTCGTGGAAGAGCGCCGGACTCACCTGCGGGTGA
- a CDS encoding ABC transporter permease, whose translation MTLTSTPVPAAKDPRGRDGRASRRPRFLAGVDGQNISLIGALVVVLALFGLLNDNYLSLSNMQVIAEAATITGLLAIVQTVVIICGGLDISVGSQVGVASVVSAMVFTTTGSSALLGMAAAVGVGVLVGALNGLVIVYGRVNPTIATLAGLAAYKGLAQLLSDGRAQGYVLNDDIFVFLGRGKIAGIPAMVWILIVVAATVHLLLKYTDIGRNLYAIGGNDTAARLAGISINKYLICVYTLIGVVAAVAGILLTARTGSGQPVSGSEGLELKAITAAALGGAALKGGKGGIGGTLLAVALLGCLENGLTVEGINTFWQNVAQGALLVIAVVIQQRRSGERAVGLPH comes from the coding sequence ATGACCCTCACCAGCACCCCCGTACCGGCCGCGAAGGACCCCCGGGGCCGTGACGGCCGCGCCTCGCGCCGGCCCAGGTTCCTTGCCGGCGTCGACGGCCAGAACATCAGCCTCATCGGCGCGCTCGTCGTCGTCCTCGCCCTGTTCGGCCTCCTCAACGACAACTACCTGAGCCTGTCCAACATGCAGGTGATCGCCGAAGCGGCGACCATCACCGGACTGCTCGCCATCGTGCAGACCGTGGTCATCATCTGCGGCGGACTGGACATCTCCGTCGGCTCGCAGGTCGGCGTCGCGTCGGTCGTCAGCGCCATGGTGTTCACCACGACCGGATCGAGCGCCCTGCTCGGCATGGCCGCCGCCGTCGGCGTCGGTGTTCTCGTCGGTGCGCTGAACGGCCTGGTCATCGTCTACGGACGGGTCAATCCCACCATCGCCACGCTCGCCGGCCTCGCCGCGTACAAGGGCCTCGCCCAGCTGCTGTCCGACGGCCGCGCGCAGGGCTACGTCCTCAACGACGACATCTTCGTCTTTCTGGGGCGCGGCAAGATCGCCGGCATCCCGGCCATGGTCTGGATCCTGATCGTCGTGGCCGCGACGGTGCACCTGCTGCTCAAGTACACCGACATCGGTCGCAACCTCTACGCGATCGGCGGCAACGACACCGCCGCACGGCTGGCCGGCATCAGCATCAACAAGTACCTGATCTGCGTCTACACCCTGATCGGTGTGGTGGCCGCGGTGGCGGGCATCCTGCTGACCGCCCGTACGGGCTCCGGTCAGCCGGTCTCCGGGAGCGAGGGCCTCGAACTGAAGGCCATCACCGCCGCGGCGCTCGGCGGCGCGGCCCTCAAGGGCGGCAAGGGCGGCATCGGCGGCACCCTGCTCGCGGTGGCCCTGCTCGGATGTCTGGAGAACGGTCTGACGGTCGAGGGCATCAACACCTTCTGGCAGAACGTCGCCCAGGGCGCGCTGCTGGTCATCGCCGTCGTCATCCAGCAGCGCCGCAGCGGCGAACGCGCGGTCGGCCTGCCCCACTGA
- a CDS encoding sugar ABC transporter ATP-binding protein, giving the protein MSPSHHPASAAGSHDGPPPAGSPSSSVGVSGIVKRFGEVRAISGVTLDFPAGQVTALMGENGAGKSTLLKILTGDHQPTEGHVLVNGEPVALDSPARARAAGIRIIPQEPEIVPHVSVAENVYAGALPRKRGRVLDRAELDRRIRADLDRLGFAHVLDPDLIGSQLTPAQRQLVEIMRALTGATTARIIAFDEPTSSLSEHEVDALFALIRRLRDEGIAIVYVSHRMQEIFQLADRIAVLRDGSLVGVQDARTTDESELVRLMVGRDLSALFVRQRVATDRLVLDVRNLTTDDVTGISLRVHAGEVVGLAGLIGAGRSELALALAGDLPVRAGTATLDGVPLRSGRPGDVIRAGLGLAPEERKAQALFLQQSVKDNATLVVLDRLRRFRFVRRTAERRLAQEFSDRLRVRTPSIDHEVRKLSGGNQQKVVLARWLARKPKVLILDEPTRGIDVGAKAEIYQIIADLAAEGVAVLVISSELPELLGLADRVVVMQGGRITGELDRGEATEAAILELAMADDIVGAGTGASS; this is encoded by the coding sequence ATGAGCCCATCGCATCACCCGGCCTCCGCCGCGGGATCCCACGACGGCCCGCCACCCGCGGGATCCCCCTCCTCGTCCGTCGGGGTGTCCGGCATCGTCAAGCGCTTCGGCGAGGTGCGGGCGATCAGCGGCGTCACACTCGACTTCCCCGCCGGACAGGTCACCGCCCTGATGGGAGAGAACGGCGCGGGGAAGTCCACGCTGCTGAAGATCCTCACCGGCGACCACCAGCCCACCGAGGGGCACGTGCTCGTGAACGGAGAGCCCGTCGCGCTCGACTCACCGGCCCGTGCCCGAGCCGCCGGCATCAGGATCATCCCTCAGGAACCCGAGATCGTCCCGCACGTCTCCGTCGCGGAGAACGTCTACGCCGGGGCCCTGCCCCGCAAGCGGGGGCGCGTCCTGGACCGGGCGGAACTCGACCGGCGGATCAGGGCGGACCTCGACCGGCTGGGCTTCGCGCACGTACTCGACCCCGACCTGATCGGCTCTCAGCTCACCCCCGCTCAGCGGCAGTTGGTGGAGATCATGCGTGCGCTGACCGGTGCCACCACCGCCCGGATCATCGCGTTCGACGAGCCCACGTCCTCGCTGTCCGAGCACGAGGTCGACGCACTGTTCGCGCTCATCCGGCGGCTGCGCGACGAGGGCATCGCGATCGTGTACGTCTCGCACCGCATGCAGGAGATCTTCCAGCTCGCCGACCGCATCGCGGTCCTGCGCGACGGCAGCCTCGTCGGCGTCCAGGACGCCCGGACCACGGACGAGAGCGAGCTCGTCCGCCTGATGGTGGGCCGTGATCTCTCCGCCCTGTTCGTACGGCAGCGGGTCGCCACGGACCGGCTGGTCCTCGACGTCCGGAACCTGACGACCGACGACGTGACGGGCATCTCGCTGCGTGTGCACGCCGGTGAAGTCGTGGGCCTGGCGGGCCTGATCGGAGCCGGACGCTCCGAACTGGCCCTGGCGCTCGCGGGCGACCTGCCCGTCCGCGCCGGCACCGCCACGCTGGACGGAGTGCCGTTGCGCAGCGGCCGACCGGGGGACGTCATCCGCGCCGGACTCGGTCTCGCGCCCGAGGAGCGCAAGGCGCAGGCGCTGTTCCTTCAGCAGTCCGTCAAGGACAACGCCACCCTCGTCGTACTGGACCGGCTGCGGCGCTTCCGGTTCGTCCGGCGGACGGCCGAACGCCGGCTCGCCCAGGAGTTCTCCGACCGGCTCAGGGTGCGCACCCCGTCGATCGACCACGAGGTGCGCAAGCTGTCGGGCGGCAATCAGCAGAAGGTCGTGCTGGCCCGGTGGCTGGCACGTAAACCGAAGGTGCTGATCCTCGACGAGCCGACGCGTGGCATCGACGTCGGCGCGAAGGCGGAGATCTACCAGATCATCGCCGACCTGGCCGCCGAGGGCGTCGCGGTGCTGGTCATCTCCTCCGAACTCCCCGAACTCCTCGGTCTCGCCGACCGGGTCGTCGTCATGCAGGGCGGCCGGATCACCGGCGAACTCGACCGCGGCGAAGCCACCGAAGCAGCCATCCTCGAACTCGCCATGGCCGACGACATCGTCGGCGCCGGCACCGGAGCATCGTCATGA
- a CDS encoding LacI family DNA-binding transcriptional regulator, whose translation MAEVAARAGVSSQTVSRVANNHDNVDETTRAKVLAAMQELGYRPNAAARALVTGKFGAIGVVSFDVGAHGNARTLGAIADAAREAGFSVNFMGIRAQTEAAVRQAFRHLMLQSVDGIVLVESQMLDTPSLHLPPTMPVVVADGDTGHEYPNVDFDQARGTQSVVGHLLELGHRTVYHVSGPRDSFAARRRAEAWERTLVTAGAPVRPTLYGDWTAESGYLAGRTLAQIPDATAVFAANDQMALGVLRAMHEAGRSVPGEISVAGFDDVPEAPFFEPPLTTVHQDFDVVGRHCVTLLLEQIERRGNGPRRLAVEPTLVVRGSTAPPPA comes from the coding sequence ATGGCGGAGGTCGCGGCGCGAGCCGGAGTCTCCTCGCAGACGGTCTCGCGCGTGGCCAACAACCACGACAACGTCGACGAGACGACGCGCGCCAAGGTGCTGGCCGCGATGCAGGAGCTCGGCTACCGCCCCAACGCGGCGGCGCGCGCCCTGGTCACCGGCAAGTTCGGCGCGATCGGCGTCGTCAGCTTCGACGTGGGCGCGCACGGCAACGCCCGTACGCTCGGAGCCATCGCGGACGCGGCGCGCGAGGCCGGCTTCTCGGTCAACTTCATGGGCATCCGGGCGCAGACCGAAGCCGCCGTACGGCAGGCCTTCCGGCACCTCATGCTCCAGTCGGTCGACGGCATCGTGCTGGTCGAGTCGCAGATGCTCGACACGCCGTCGCTGCACCTGCCGCCCACGATGCCGGTGGTGGTCGCCGACGGCGACACGGGGCACGAGTACCCGAACGTCGACTTCGACCAGGCCCGCGGCACCCAGAGCGTCGTCGGCCATCTGCTGGAGCTCGGGCACCGGACCGTCTACCACGTCAGCGGCCCGCGCGACTCCTTCGCCGCCCGGCGGCGCGCCGAAGCGTGGGAGCGCACGCTCGTCACGGCCGGCGCCCCGGTACGCCCGACGCTGTACGGGGACTGGACCGCCGAGTCGGGCTACCTGGCAGGGCGGACGCTCGCGCAGATCCCCGACGCCACGGCGGTGTTCGCGGCGAACGACCAGATGGCGCTGGGCGTCCTGCGTGCCATGCACGAGGCGGGGCGGTCCGTGCCGGGCGAGATCAGCGTGGCGGGCTTCGACGACGTTCCCGAGGCTCCTTTCTTCGAGCCACCTCTGACCACGGTCCACCAGGACTTCGACGTGGTGGGCCGGCACTGTGTGACCCTGCTGCTCGAACAGATCGAACGCCGAGGCAACGGCCCCCGGCGACTCGCCGTGGAACCCACCCTCGTGGTGCGGGGCAGCACAGCACCTCCGCCCGCCTGA
- a CDS encoding iron chaperone — MVQSEASDVDGYLTEVPEERRAVLTRMRRLCREELVGFGEVMAYGMPAYERDGTCEIAFASQKQYISFYLMRSDVREAFDERLAGHDMGKGCLRFRTPESVDFGLLRELLMATAARPGEIC, encoded by the coding sequence ATGGTGCAGAGCGAGGCGAGTGACGTCGACGGCTACCTGACCGAGGTCCCCGAGGAACGCAGGGCCGTGCTGACCAGGATGCGGCGGCTGTGCCGAGAGGAGCTGGTGGGCTTCGGCGAGGTCATGGCGTACGGGATGCCCGCATACGAGCGGGACGGCACGTGCGAGATCGCGTTCGCCAGCCAGAAGCAGTACATCTCCTTCTACCTCATGCGCAGTGACGTGCGTGAGGCGTTCGACGAACGGCTGGCCGGTCACGACATGGGCAAGGGCTGTCTGCGGTTCCGCACGCCGGAGAGCGTCGACTTCGGCCTGCTGCGGGAGCTCCTCATGGCCACGGCTGCCCGGCCCGGCGAGATCTGCTGA
- a CDS encoding carbohydrate ABC transporter permease: MPPRTPLNPRPSIPLTVVTGLVLVYTLLPLAWLLVNATKDQNGLLDSFGLWFADDTHLWDNITRTLTYDDGVFVRWLLNTLLYVAAGAGGATVLAVLGGYALAKYRFPGRRAVFAVVLGAVAVPGTALAVPTFLMFSNMGLTNTPWAVIIPSLISPFGLYLMWVFAAEAVPTELLEAARIDGSGELRTFFTIALPLLMPGTVTVLLFSMVATWNNYFLPLIMIKDPDWYPLTLGLNAWNAQAQTAGGEAVFDLIITGSLLTIVPIVAIFLLLQRFWQSGLAAGSVKE; this comes from the coding sequence ATGCCGCCGCGGACCCCGCTCAACCCCCGGCCCAGCATCCCGCTGACCGTCGTCACCGGTCTGGTCCTCGTCTACACCCTGCTCCCTCTCGCGTGGCTCCTCGTCAACGCCACCAAGGACCAGAACGGACTGCTCGACTCCTTCGGTCTCTGGTTCGCCGACGACACGCACCTCTGGGACAACATCACCCGCACCCTCACGTACGACGACGGCGTCTTCGTCCGCTGGCTGCTCAACACCCTGCTGTACGTCGCCGCCGGCGCGGGCGGTGCCACGGTCCTCGCCGTCCTCGGCGGGTACGCCCTCGCCAAGTACCGGTTCCCGGGCCGCCGGGCGGTCTTCGCGGTGGTCCTCGGGGCCGTGGCCGTGCCCGGCACCGCGCTCGCCGTCCCCACCTTCCTGATGTTCAGCAACATGGGCCTGACCAACACCCCATGGGCGGTGATCATCCCGTCCCTGATCTCGCCCTTCGGGCTCTACCTGATGTGGGTCTTCGCCGCCGAGGCGGTCCCCACCGAGCTCCTGGAGGCCGCGCGCATCGACGGCTCGGGCGAGCTGCGCACCTTCTTCACGATCGCGCTGCCGCTGCTGATGCCGGGCACCGTCACGGTGCTGCTGTTCTCGATGGTCGCGACCTGGAACAACTACTTCCTGCCGCTGATCATGATCAAGGACCCCGACTGGTACCCGCTGACGCTCGGCCTCAACGCCTGGAACGCCCAGGCCCAGACGGCCGGAGGCGAGGCCGTCTTCGACCTCATCATCACCGGCTCCCTGCTGACGATCGTCCCGATCGTCGCGATCTTCCTGCTGCTCCAGCGGTTCTGGCAGTCCGGCCTGGCCGCCGGCAGCGTCAAGGAATGA